The Oxyura jamaicensis isolate SHBP4307 breed ruddy duck chromosome 8, BPBGC_Ojam_1.0, whole genome shotgun sequence genome has a segment encoding these proteins:
- the RXRG gene encoding retinoic acid receptor RXR-gamma isoform X1, producing the protein MRKHSFLSDPLLLQQPSADGRADPKPPFMVESAEEPGHRLEMQPSTQAPYSLETGSFPHFYSPVHASSTSVSPSSSLSVGSAVEGHHNYLEAPTNASRALPSPMNAIGSPVGALGSPYRVIASSIGSHPVALSSAPGMNFVTHAGPQLNVLNNISSSEDVKPLPGLTGMGNMNYPSTSPGSLAKHICAICGDRSSGKHYGVYSCEGCKGFFKRTIRKDLIYTCRDNKDCLIDKRQRNRCQYCRYQKCLAMGMKREAVQEERQRSRERSENEAESTSTGSEDMPVERILEAELAVEPKTEAYSDLNTESSTNDPVTNICHAADKQLFTLVEWAKRIPHFSDLTLEDQVILLRAGWNELLIASFSHRSVSVQDGILLATGLHVHRSSAHSAGVGSIFDRVLTELVSKMKDMQMDKSELGCLRAIVLFNPDAKGLSSPSEVESLREKVYATLEAYTKQKYPEQPGRFAKLLLRLPALRSIGLKCLEHLFFFKLIGDTPIDTFLMEMLETPLQVT; encoded by the exons ATGCGCAAACACTCCTTTCTTTCTGATCCTCTCCTTCTCCAACAGCCCAGCGCGGATGGGAGAGCTGATCCCAAACCTCCCTTCATGGTTGAGTCTGCTGAAGAGCCAGGACACAGGTTGGAAATGCAGCCGAGCACGCAGGCTCCTTATTCCCTGGAGACAGGCTCCTTCCCTCACTTCT ATTCCCCTGTTCACGCCAGCTCCACGTCCGTGAGCCCATCGTCGAGCCTCTCCGTGGGCAGCGCAGTGGAAGGGCACCACAACTACCTCGAGGCACCCACGAATGCCTCCCGGGCGCTGCCATCCCCCATGAACGCCATCGGGTCTCCGGTGGGTGCGCTGGGCTCGCCGTACCGGGTCATCGCATCCTCCATCGGCTCACATCCCGTCGCTCTGTCCTCGGCCCCGGGCATGAATTTTGTGACGCACGCTGGCCCACAG CTCAATGTCCTCAACAACATCAGCAGCTCGGAGGATGTCAAGCCCCTGCCAGGTCTCACGGGGATGGGGAACATGAATTATCCATCTACAAGCCCAGGTTCCTTAGCCAAACACATCTGTGCCATCTGTGGGGACAGGTCCTCAG ggaagcaCTACGGGGTGTACAGCTGCGAGGGCTGCAAAGGCTTCTTCAAGAGGACGATCCGGAAGGACCTGATCTACACCTGCCGGGACAACAAGGACTGCCTCATAGACAAGCGCCAGCGCAATCGCTGCCAGTACTGCCGCTATCAGAAGTGCCTCGCCATGGGGATGAAGAGGGAAG ctgtgcaggaggagaggcagaggagcagggagcgGAGCGAAAACGAAGCTGAGTCCACAAGCACTGGCAGTGAGGACATGCCCGTGGAGAGGATCCTGGAAGCAGAGCTGGCCGTTGAACCCAAGACAGAGGCATACAGTGATCTCAACACAGAGAGCTCA ACGAACGACCCCGTCACCAACATCTGCCACGCTGCTGACAAGCAGCTCTTCACGCTGGTGGAGTGGGCCAAGCGCATCCCCCACTTCTCTGACCTGACGCTGGAGGACCAAGTCATCCTCCTCCGGGCAG GCTGGAATGAGCTGCTCATCGCCTCTTTCTCCCACCGCTCCGTGTCGGTGCAGGACGGCATCCTCCTGGCCACGGGCCTGCACGTGCACCGCAGCAGCGCTCACAGTGCTGGCGTGGGCTCCATCTTCGACAG GGTTTTGACAGAGCTGGTGTCCAAAATGAAGGACATGCAGATGGATAAGTcagagctgggctgcctgcGAGCCATTGTCCTGTTTAATCCAG ATGCCAAGGGCTTGTCCAGCCCCTCGGAAGTGGAGTCGCTGCGGGAGAAGGTCTATGCCACGCTGGAAGCCTACACGAAGCAGAAGTACCCCGAGCAGCCAGGGCG GTTTGCCAAACTCCTCCTGCGCCTGCCAGCGCTGCGGTCCATCGGGCTgaagtgcctggagcacctcttcttcTTCAAGCTGATCGGCGACACCCCCATTGACACCTTCCTCATGGAGATGCTGGAGACGCCCCTGCAGGTCACTTGA
- the RXRG gene encoding retinoic acid receptor RXR-gamma isoform X2 has protein sequence MRKHSFLSDPLLLQQPSADGRADPKPPFMVESAEEPGHRLEMQPSTQAPYSLETGSFPHFYSPVHASSTSVSPSSSLSVGSAVEGHHNYLEAPTNASRALPSPMNAIGSPVGALGSPYRVIASSIGSHPVALSSAPGMNFVTHAGPQLNVLNNISSSEDVKPLPGLTGMGNMNYPSTSPGSLAKHICAICGDRSSGKHYGVYSCEGCKGFFKRTIRKDLIYTCRDNKDCLIDKRQRNRCQYCRYQKCLAMGMKREAVQEERQRSRERSENEAESTSTGSEDMPVERILEAELAVEPKTEAYSDLNTESSTNDPVTNICHAADKQLFTLVEWAKRIPHFSDLTLEDQVILLRAGWNELLIASFSHRSVSVQDGILLATGLHVHRSSAHSAGVGSIFDRVLTELVSKMKDMQMDKSELGCLRAIVLFNPDAKGLSSPSEVESLREKVYATLEAYTKQKYPEQPGRFAKLLLRLPALRSIGLKCLEHLFFFKLIGDTPIDTFLMEMLETPLQQT, from the exons ATGCGCAAACACTCCTTTCTTTCTGATCCTCTCCTTCTCCAACAGCCCAGCGCGGATGGGAGAGCTGATCCCAAACCTCCCTTCATGGTTGAGTCTGCTGAAGAGCCAGGACACAGGTTGGAAATGCAGCCGAGCACGCAGGCTCCTTATTCCCTGGAGACAGGCTCCTTCCCTCACTTCT ATTCCCCTGTTCACGCCAGCTCCACGTCCGTGAGCCCATCGTCGAGCCTCTCCGTGGGCAGCGCAGTGGAAGGGCACCACAACTACCTCGAGGCACCCACGAATGCCTCCCGGGCGCTGCCATCCCCCATGAACGCCATCGGGTCTCCGGTGGGTGCGCTGGGCTCGCCGTACCGGGTCATCGCATCCTCCATCGGCTCACATCCCGTCGCTCTGTCCTCGGCCCCGGGCATGAATTTTGTGACGCACGCTGGCCCACAG CTCAATGTCCTCAACAACATCAGCAGCTCGGAGGATGTCAAGCCCCTGCCAGGTCTCACGGGGATGGGGAACATGAATTATCCATCTACAAGCCCAGGTTCCTTAGCCAAACACATCTGTGCCATCTGTGGGGACAGGTCCTCAG ggaagcaCTACGGGGTGTACAGCTGCGAGGGCTGCAAAGGCTTCTTCAAGAGGACGATCCGGAAGGACCTGATCTACACCTGCCGGGACAACAAGGACTGCCTCATAGACAAGCGCCAGCGCAATCGCTGCCAGTACTGCCGCTATCAGAAGTGCCTCGCCATGGGGATGAAGAGGGAAG ctgtgcaggaggagaggcagaggagcagggagcgGAGCGAAAACGAAGCTGAGTCCACAAGCACTGGCAGTGAGGACATGCCCGTGGAGAGGATCCTGGAAGCAGAGCTGGCCGTTGAACCCAAGACAGAGGCATACAGTGATCTCAACACAGAGAGCTCA ACGAACGACCCCGTCACCAACATCTGCCACGCTGCTGACAAGCAGCTCTTCACGCTGGTGGAGTGGGCCAAGCGCATCCCCCACTTCTCTGACCTGACGCTGGAGGACCAAGTCATCCTCCTCCGGGCAG GCTGGAATGAGCTGCTCATCGCCTCTTTCTCCCACCGCTCCGTGTCGGTGCAGGACGGCATCCTCCTGGCCACGGGCCTGCACGTGCACCGCAGCAGCGCTCACAGTGCTGGCGTGGGCTCCATCTTCGACAG GGTTTTGACAGAGCTGGTGTCCAAAATGAAGGACATGCAGATGGATAAGTcagagctgggctgcctgcGAGCCATTGTCCTGTTTAATCCAG ATGCCAAGGGCTTGTCCAGCCCCTCGGAAGTGGAGTCGCTGCGGGAGAAGGTCTATGCCACGCTGGAAGCCTACACGAAGCAGAAGTACCCCGAGCAGCCAGGGCG GTTTGCCAAACTCCTCCTGCGCCTGCCAGCGCTGCGGTCCATCGGGCTgaagtgcctggagcacctcttcttcTTCAAGCTGATCGGCGACACCCCCATTGACACCTTCCTCATGGAGATGCTGGAGACGCCCCTGCAG cagacCTGA
- the RXRG gene encoding retinoic acid receptor RXR-gamma isoform X3 produces MRKHSFLSDPLLLQQPSADGRADPKPPFMVESAEEPGHRLEMQPSTQAPYSLETGSFPHFYSPVHASSTSVSPSSSLSVGSAVEGHHNYLEAPTNASRALPSPMNAIGSPVGALGSPYRVIASSIGSHPVALSSAPGMNFVTHAGPQLNVLNNISSSEDVKPLPGLTGMGNMNYPSTSPGSLAKHICAICGDRSSGKHYGVYSCEGCKGFFKRTIRKDLIYTCRDNKDCLIDKRQRNRCQYCRYQKCLAMGMKREAVQEERQRSRERSENEAESTSTGSEDMPVERILEAELAVEPKTEAYSDLNTESSTNDPVTNICHAADKQLFTLVEWAKRIPHFSDLTLEDQVILLRAGWNELLIASFSHRSVSVQDGILLATGLHVHRSSAHSAGVGSIFDRVLTELVSKMKDMQMDKSELGCLRAIVLFNPGKLWGCRGEILCENTGLQASAGHKQESCGTERQDWAQLCPSLWVLG; encoded by the exons ATGCGCAAACACTCCTTTCTTTCTGATCCTCTCCTTCTCCAACAGCCCAGCGCGGATGGGAGAGCTGATCCCAAACCTCCCTTCATGGTTGAGTCTGCTGAAGAGCCAGGACACAGGTTGGAAATGCAGCCGAGCACGCAGGCTCCTTATTCCCTGGAGACAGGCTCCTTCCCTCACTTCT ATTCCCCTGTTCACGCCAGCTCCACGTCCGTGAGCCCATCGTCGAGCCTCTCCGTGGGCAGCGCAGTGGAAGGGCACCACAACTACCTCGAGGCACCCACGAATGCCTCCCGGGCGCTGCCATCCCCCATGAACGCCATCGGGTCTCCGGTGGGTGCGCTGGGCTCGCCGTACCGGGTCATCGCATCCTCCATCGGCTCACATCCCGTCGCTCTGTCCTCGGCCCCGGGCATGAATTTTGTGACGCACGCTGGCCCACAG CTCAATGTCCTCAACAACATCAGCAGCTCGGAGGATGTCAAGCCCCTGCCAGGTCTCACGGGGATGGGGAACATGAATTATCCATCTACAAGCCCAGGTTCCTTAGCCAAACACATCTGTGCCATCTGTGGGGACAGGTCCTCAG ggaagcaCTACGGGGTGTACAGCTGCGAGGGCTGCAAAGGCTTCTTCAAGAGGACGATCCGGAAGGACCTGATCTACACCTGCCGGGACAACAAGGACTGCCTCATAGACAAGCGCCAGCGCAATCGCTGCCAGTACTGCCGCTATCAGAAGTGCCTCGCCATGGGGATGAAGAGGGAAG ctgtgcaggaggagaggcagaggagcagggagcgGAGCGAAAACGAAGCTGAGTCCACAAGCACTGGCAGTGAGGACATGCCCGTGGAGAGGATCCTGGAAGCAGAGCTGGCCGTTGAACCCAAGACAGAGGCATACAGTGATCTCAACACAGAGAGCTCA ACGAACGACCCCGTCACCAACATCTGCCACGCTGCTGACAAGCAGCTCTTCACGCTGGTGGAGTGGGCCAAGCGCATCCCCCACTTCTCTGACCTGACGCTGGAGGACCAAGTCATCCTCCTCCGGGCAG GCTGGAATGAGCTGCTCATCGCCTCTTTCTCCCACCGCTCCGTGTCGGTGCAGGACGGCATCCTCCTGGCCACGGGCCTGCACGTGCACCGCAGCAGCGCTCACAGTGCTGGCGTGGGCTCCATCTTCGACAG GGTTTTGACAGAGCTGGTGTCCAAAATGAAGGACATGCAGATGGATAAGTcagagctgggctgcctgcGAGCCATTGTCCTGTTTAATCCAGGTAAGCTGTGGGGCTGC AGGGGAGAAATTCTCTGTGAAAACACAGGGCTCCAGGCTTCTGCAGGTCACAAGCAGGAGAGCTGTGGCACTGAGCGTCAGGACTgggcccagctctgccccagtCTCTGGGTGCTTGGCTAA
- the RXRG gene encoding retinoic acid receptor RXR-gamma isoform X4, with protein sequence MYGNYPHFIKFPVGFGNSPVHASSTSVSPSSSLSVGSAVEGHHNYLEAPTNASRALPSPMNAIGSPVGALGSPYRVIASSIGSHPVALSSAPGMNFVTHAGPQLNVLNNISSSEDVKPLPGLTGMGNMNYPSTSPGSLAKHICAICGDRSSGKHYGVYSCEGCKGFFKRTIRKDLIYTCRDNKDCLIDKRQRNRCQYCRYQKCLAMGMKREAVQEERQRSRERSENEAESTSTGSEDMPVERILEAELAVEPKTEAYSDLNTESSTNDPVTNICHAADKQLFTLVEWAKRIPHFSDLTLEDQVILLRAGWNELLIASFSHRSVSVQDGILLATGLHVHRSSAHSAGVGSIFDRVLTELVSKMKDMQMDKSELGCLRAIVLFNPDAKGLSSPSEVESLREKVYATLEAYTKQKYPEQPGRFAKLLLRLPALRSIGLKCLEHLFFFKLIGDTPIDTFLMEMLETPLQVT encoded by the exons ATGTACGGGAATTATCCTCACTTCATTAAGTTTCCCGTGGGCTTTGGCA ATTCCCCTGTTCACGCCAGCTCCACGTCCGTGAGCCCATCGTCGAGCCTCTCCGTGGGCAGCGCAGTGGAAGGGCACCACAACTACCTCGAGGCACCCACGAATGCCTCCCGGGCGCTGCCATCCCCCATGAACGCCATCGGGTCTCCGGTGGGTGCGCTGGGCTCGCCGTACCGGGTCATCGCATCCTCCATCGGCTCACATCCCGTCGCTCTGTCCTCGGCCCCGGGCATGAATTTTGTGACGCACGCTGGCCCACAG CTCAATGTCCTCAACAACATCAGCAGCTCGGAGGATGTCAAGCCCCTGCCAGGTCTCACGGGGATGGGGAACATGAATTATCCATCTACAAGCCCAGGTTCCTTAGCCAAACACATCTGTGCCATCTGTGGGGACAGGTCCTCAG ggaagcaCTACGGGGTGTACAGCTGCGAGGGCTGCAAAGGCTTCTTCAAGAGGACGATCCGGAAGGACCTGATCTACACCTGCCGGGACAACAAGGACTGCCTCATAGACAAGCGCCAGCGCAATCGCTGCCAGTACTGCCGCTATCAGAAGTGCCTCGCCATGGGGATGAAGAGGGAAG ctgtgcaggaggagaggcagaggagcagggagcgGAGCGAAAACGAAGCTGAGTCCACAAGCACTGGCAGTGAGGACATGCCCGTGGAGAGGATCCTGGAAGCAGAGCTGGCCGTTGAACCCAAGACAGAGGCATACAGTGATCTCAACACAGAGAGCTCA ACGAACGACCCCGTCACCAACATCTGCCACGCTGCTGACAAGCAGCTCTTCACGCTGGTGGAGTGGGCCAAGCGCATCCCCCACTTCTCTGACCTGACGCTGGAGGACCAAGTCATCCTCCTCCGGGCAG GCTGGAATGAGCTGCTCATCGCCTCTTTCTCCCACCGCTCCGTGTCGGTGCAGGACGGCATCCTCCTGGCCACGGGCCTGCACGTGCACCGCAGCAGCGCTCACAGTGCTGGCGTGGGCTCCATCTTCGACAG GGTTTTGACAGAGCTGGTGTCCAAAATGAAGGACATGCAGATGGATAAGTcagagctgggctgcctgcGAGCCATTGTCCTGTTTAATCCAG ATGCCAAGGGCTTGTCCAGCCCCTCGGAAGTGGAGTCGCTGCGGGAGAAGGTCTATGCCACGCTGGAAGCCTACACGAAGCAGAAGTACCCCGAGCAGCCAGGGCG GTTTGCCAAACTCCTCCTGCGCCTGCCAGCGCTGCGGTCCATCGGGCTgaagtgcctggagcacctcttcttcTTCAAGCTGATCGGCGACACCCCCATTGACACCTTCCTCATGGAGATGCTGGAGACGCCCCTGCAGGTCACTTGA
- the RXRG gene encoding retinoic acid receptor RXR-gamma isoform X5 yields MNAIGSPVGALGSPYRVIASSIGSHPVALSSAPGMNFVTHAGPQLNVLNNISSSEDVKPLPGLTGMGNMNYPSTSPGSLAKHICAICGDRSSGKHYGVYSCEGCKGFFKRTIRKDLIYTCRDNKDCLIDKRQRNRCQYCRYQKCLAMGMKREAVQEERQRSRERSENEAESTSTGSEDMPVERILEAELAVEPKTEAYSDLNTESSTNDPVTNICHAADKQLFTLVEWAKRIPHFSDLTLEDQVILLRAGWNELLIASFSHRSVSVQDGILLATGLHVHRSSAHSAGVGSIFDRVLTELVSKMKDMQMDKSELGCLRAIVLFNPDAKGLSSPSEVESLREKVYATLEAYTKQKYPEQPGRFAKLLLRLPALRSIGLKCLEHLFFFKLIGDTPIDTFLMEMLETPLQVT; encoded by the exons ATGAACGCCATCGGGTCTCCGGTGGGTGCGCTGGGCTCGCCGTACCGGGTCATCGCATCCTCCATCGGCTCACATCCCGTCGCTCTGTCCTCGGCCCCGGGCATGAATTTTGTGACGCACGCTGGCCCACAG CTCAATGTCCTCAACAACATCAGCAGCTCGGAGGATGTCAAGCCCCTGCCAGGTCTCACGGGGATGGGGAACATGAATTATCCATCTACAAGCCCAGGTTCCTTAGCCAAACACATCTGTGCCATCTGTGGGGACAGGTCCTCAG ggaagcaCTACGGGGTGTACAGCTGCGAGGGCTGCAAAGGCTTCTTCAAGAGGACGATCCGGAAGGACCTGATCTACACCTGCCGGGACAACAAGGACTGCCTCATAGACAAGCGCCAGCGCAATCGCTGCCAGTACTGCCGCTATCAGAAGTGCCTCGCCATGGGGATGAAGAGGGAAG ctgtgcaggaggagaggcagaggagcagggagcgGAGCGAAAACGAAGCTGAGTCCACAAGCACTGGCAGTGAGGACATGCCCGTGGAGAGGATCCTGGAAGCAGAGCTGGCCGTTGAACCCAAGACAGAGGCATACAGTGATCTCAACACAGAGAGCTCA ACGAACGACCCCGTCACCAACATCTGCCACGCTGCTGACAAGCAGCTCTTCACGCTGGTGGAGTGGGCCAAGCGCATCCCCCACTTCTCTGACCTGACGCTGGAGGACCAAGTCATCCTCCTCCGGGCAG GCTGGAATGAGCTGCTCATCGCCTCTTTCTCCCACCGCTCCGTGTCGGTGCAGGACGGCATCCTCCTGGCCACGGGCCTGCACGTGCACCGCAGCAGCGCTCACAGTGCTGGCGTGGGCTCCATCTTCGACAG GGTTTTGACAGAGCTGGTGTCCAAAATGAAGGACATGCAGATGGATAAGTcagagctgggctgcctgcGAGCCATTGTCCTGTTTAATCCAG ATGCCAAGGGCTTGTCCAGCCCCTCGGAAGTGGAGTCGCTGCGGGAGAAGGTCTATGCCACGCTGGAAGCCTACACGAAGCAGAAGTACCCCGAGCAGCCAGGGCG GTTTGCCAAACTCCTCCTGCGCCTGCCAGCGCTGCGGTCCATCGGGCTgaagtgcctggagcacctcttcttcTTCAAGCTGATCGGCGACACCCCCATTGACACCTTCCTCATGGAGATGCTGGAGACGCCCCTGCAGGTCACTTGA
- the LOC118170898 gene encoding LIM homeobox transcription factor 1-alpha-like isoform X1, with amino-acid sequence MLDGLKMEETLQSALEPAAPFPSLLGRAVPPRSVCEGCQRVISDRFLLRLNDSLWHEQCVQCTSCKEPLHTTCFYRDKKLYCKLDYEKGAFGGGSPQRPRPRLQPSVCRREHWGQPRSAPSSSSL; translated from the exons ATGCTGGACGGGCTGAAGATGGAGGAGACTTTGCAGAGCGCCCTGGAGCCCGCCGCCCCCTTCCCCTCGCTGCTGG GCAGGGCCGTGCCCCCCCGCTCGGTGTGCGAGGGGTGCCAGCGGGTCATTTCGGACCGGTTCCTGCTGCGCCTCAACGACAGCCTGTGGCACGAGCAGTGCGTGCAGTGCACGTCGTGCAAGGAGCCCCTGCACACAACCTGCTTCTATCGCGACAAGAAGCTCTACTGCAAGCTGGACTACGAGAA GGGGGCTTTTGGTGGAGGAAGCCCCCAGCGGCCGCGTCCTCGCCTCCAGCCCTCGGTGTGCCGGCGAGAGCACTGGGGCCAGCCCCGCTCGGCGCCTTCTTCGAGTTCCCTTTAA
- the LOC118170898 gene encoding LIM homeobox transcription factor 1-alpha-like isoform X4, with protein sequence MLDGLKMEETLQSALEPAAPFPSLLGRAVPPRSVCEGCQRVISDRFLLRLNDSLWHEQCVQCTSCKEPLHTTCFYRDKKLYCKLDYEKSAP encoded by the exons ATGCTGGACGGGCTGAAGATGGAGGAGACTTTGCAGAGCGCCCTGGAGCCCGCCGCCCCCTTCCCCTCGCTGCTGG GCAGGGCCGTGCCCCCCCGCTCGGTGTGCGAGGGGTGCCAGCGGGTCATTTCGGACCGGTTCCTGCTGCGCCTCAACGACAGCCTGTGGCACGAGCAGTGCGTGCAGTGCACGTCGTGCAAGGAGCCCCTGCACACAACCTGCTTCTATCGCGACAAGAAGCTCTACTGCAAGCTGGACTACGAGAA
- the LOC118170898 gene encoding LIM homeobox transcription factor 1-alpha-like isoform X3, producing the protein MLDGLKMEETLQSALEPAAPFPSLLGRAVPPRSVCEGCQRVISDRFLLRLNDSLWHEQCVQCTSCKEPLHTTCFYRDKKLYCKLDYEKAPGAIGMDGNDCKKEKNKS; encoded by the exons ATGCTGGACGGGCTGAAGATGGAGGAGACTTTGCAGAGCGCCCTGGAGCCCGCCGCCCCCTTCCCCTCGCTGCTGG GCAGGGCCGTGCCCCCCCGCTCGGTGTGCGAGGGGTGCCAGCGGGTCATTTCGGACCGGTTCCTGCTGCGCCTCAACGACAGCCTGTGGCACGAGCAGTGCGTGCAGTGCACGTCGTGCAAGGAGCCCCTGCACACAACCTGCTTCTATCGCGACAAGAAGCTCTACTGCAAGCTGGACTACGAGAA AGCACCCGGTGCCATCGGGATGGACGGGAATgattgcaaaaaggaaaaaaataagtcataa